A region of the Roseiflexus sp. RS-1 genome:
GTGCGACGTATGGCGGAACTCAAGGGTCTCCACCGGATCATCTCCGCCGCCAACTCCACGCTCGACCTGGATACGTCGATGCAACTGGTCGTCGAGACGGTCGCTGAAGTGATCGGCGTGGAGGTTTGTTCGGTGTACCTGTACGACAAGAACACCGATGATCTGACACTGCGGGCGACCCACGGGTTGAACAGCGCCGCCGTCGGGCAGGTGCGCATCCGTATCGGCGAGGGTATCACCGGATGGGCTGCGCGGGAGGGGCGACCGATCGCGGTGCGCGATGTGCGTCGTGAGCCGCGTTTTCACATCGAACCGGGGTTGGGCGAGGAACCGTACCGCTCGATGCTCGCCGTGCCGATTGTTCTGTTCAGCGTTGAACGGTTCCATCTGGGCGCTGCCAAGTTGCAGGGTGTGATCACCGTTCAAACCTATGGTCCGCGCGATTTTACCGCCGAAGAGATCAACTTCGTCGAAACCGTCGCCGGCGAACTGGCGTTCTTCATCGTCAATGCGCAACTCTATCAGCAAACCGACGAGCAATTGCACCAGAAGGTGCGCGAACTGACAACCCTGCAACAGGTCTCAAAGAGTATTGCTGAGCAACTCAATCTCGAAGAGGTGTTGAAACTGATCGTCGCCAAGGCAGTGGAACTCTCGCGCGCTGAACGCGCGGATATTTTCCGTGTCGGCAATGATGGACGACTGGAACTCGCCGCGACCTACGGCGGAACGCCGCGCGGCGAAATCCCCGGATTCATCGTTCAGGCAGTGCGCGAGGCGCGTCCGCTGGCAGTACACAACGCTTTCAACGACTCGCGCTTCCCCGAACTCGCAGAAGTCGCAGCACGCGAGAACTTCTATTCACTCTTCTGCATGCCGCTGCGCGTCCAGCAAAAGCGCACGATCGGCGCCATCTGCCTGTATACCCGTGAAGCGCGCCATTTCGACTATGAGCATATGCGCCTTCTTTCTACCTTTGCCGACGAAGCGGCGATTGCGATCGAGAATGCGCGCCTGTACGACGAAAGCCTGCGCGCTCTGGCGGTCAAATCTGCAATGTTGCAGGAAATGCATCATCGTGTGCGCAACAACCTGCAAACGATCTCGGCATTGCTGACCATGCAACAGCGCCGCCTGCCGCCAAATGACCGCAGTGCAATTGCGCTGCGCGACAGTGTGGCGCGTATTCAGGCGATTGCGGGCGTTCACAATCTGCTGTGTCATGAAGATGTCGGCGTGACCACAGTTGACGCGGTGGCGCGTCAGATCGTCGAGAGCGCCCGACTCAGCCTCTCGTCGCCCGAACGCCCGGTCCACTTCGAAATCCGCGGCGTTCAGGCGCGCGTTGGCTCACGTGACGCTACTGTGCTGGCAATCGTGCTGAATGAACTGATCGTCAACGCGATGACCCACGGGCTTGCCGTTAGCGGCGGCGTTATCATCATCGAAACGAGCGAGCAGGACGGCATGATCGCCGTCGAGGTCCGTGATGACGGTCCGAGCCGTGTCGCTTCTCCAGAATCGGCGACTGCGGAATCGTCGGGCGGCGGCAGTGGATTGGGGTTGCACATCATCCGCACGCTGGTGCAGGACGATCTTCAGGGAGAGTTTTCGCTCACCATCGGTGAGGAATGGACTGTGGCACGGGTACGCTTCCCACATCACGAGCGCGATACCCAGTAGTCTGCACAACATTCAACGTTGAACTTCAACGTCCAACCTTCAATCTTCAACACAAAAGGAACAGACCATGTCCCACCGCATCACGCGCATCCAGGAAGCCATGCGTCGTTACGGCTTCGACGCTCTGGCTATTGTTCCCGGCAGTAATTTGCGCTATCTTTCGGGAATAACGCTGCACGCCGGTTTGCGATTGACTCTGGCGCTCACCCCGGTTTCCGGGCAACCGGCGCTGGTGGTTCCGGCGCTGGAGCATGCACGCATTGCCGAGACGACAGGCGCACTGTTTCGCTTCTATCCCTGGAGCGACGCCGAAGGACCGGAACAGGCGCTGGCGCGCGCGACGCGTGATGTCGGTCTGGGTGCGGGAAGCGTCATTGGCATCGAGCATACGGTTATGCGGGTATTTGAACTTCGCGCGCTGGAACAGGCGCTTCCCGGCGCGCAGACTGCGGATGTCACACCACTGCTGATGGACATGCGCATGGTCAAAGATGCGGAGGAACTGCATGCAATCCGCCAGGCAGTGCGTGTCATCGAAGACACGCTGCGCCAGACGATCGCGCAGGTACGGGCAGGCATGCGCGAACGCGACATTGCCGACCTGTGGGAACGCGCTATTCGCGCTGCGGGATGCTTACCCGCATTCGAGACCACGGTCGCCAGCGGACCGAACAGTGCCAACCCGCATCATACCAGCGGGGACCGTGTGTTGCAGGAAGGCGATCTGGTGGTATTCGACGGCGGCGCCGTGTATCAGGGGTATGTGT
Encoded here:
- a CDS encoding GAF domain-containing protein produces the protein MHSPQTAFLPMLVEELRASLPNISEVIDQLAASQSNEQRRVLLRQLGALWFRQDGEPEVLAEFGLALSELHGVEPGVALSELLLAYGAAREEQRTREWESHLVRRMAELKGLHRIISAANSTLDLDTSMQLVVETVAEVIGVEVCSVYLYDKNTDDLTLRATHGLNSAAVGQVRIRIGEGITGWAAREGRPIAVRDVRREPRFHIEPGLGEEPYRSMLAVPIVLFSVERFHLGAAKLQGVITVQTYGPRDFTAEEINFVETVAGELAFFIVNAQLYQQTDEQLHQKVRELTTLQQVSKSIAEQLNLEEVLKLIVAKAVELSRAERADIFRVGNDGRLELAATYGGTPRGEIPGFIVQAVREARPLAVHNAFNDSRFPELAEVAARENFYSLFCMPLRVQQKRTIGAICLYTREARHFDYEHMRLLSTFADEAAIAIENARLYDESLRALAVKSAMLQEMHHRVRNNLQTISALLTMQQRRLPPNDRSAIALRDSVARIQAIAGVHNLLCHEDVGVTTVDAVARQIVESARLSLSSPERPVHFEIRGVQARVGSRDATVLAIVLNELIVNAMTHGLAVSGGVIIIETSEQDGMIAVEVRDDGPSRVASPESATAESSGGGSGLGLHIIRTLVQDDLQGEFSLTIGEEWTVARVRFPHHERDTQ
- a CDS encoding M24 family metallopeptidase, whose product is MSHRITRIQEAMRRYGFDALAIVPGSNLRYLSGITLHAGLRLTLALTPVSGQPALVVPALEHARIAETTGALFRFYPWSDAEGPEQALARATRDVGLGAGSVIGIEHTVMRVFELRALEQALPGAQTADVTPLLMDMRMVKDAEELHAIRQAVRVIEDTLRQTIAQVRAGMRERDIADLWERAIRAAGCLPAFETTVASGPNSANPHHTSGDRVLQEGDLVVFDGGAVYQGYVSDITRTFAVGRLSDEALRIHHLVQAANTAGRIAAAQPGATGESIDTAARQIIEHGGYGAYFIHRTGHGIGLDIHEPPFIVAGNQAPLPVGATFTVEPGIYIRGLGGVRIEDDVVITADGAESLTTFPRDVQYLS